The following proteins are co-located in the Helicobacter acinonychis genome:
- a CDS encoding outer membrane protein, translating to MALHFIVKKKSRMQNRRVCKNFNRKESVLMAQFVSKKGSVVLGALLSSLWLTSPLIAHEKNGAFVGISLEVGRADQKTNAYKNGELFQVPFGDVSANDDGNVPNGQTGGCQPASGTPGTPGYTKANCVVNWTSRTMLSTNKNIPGRNQPMYGLGVMTGYKHFMGKKRWFGLRYYGFFDYGHSNFSNSRAANAISPFYLSDQKTDMYTYGFGTDTLFNVVDKPKVTAGFFVGVNFAGNTWTNNRVGYFKDGYVYGVNTNADAYMTNADGTITCGDTTPASCNVGINPNSVYATGKLNSKVNSTIFQFLVNVGIRTNIFEHHGIEFGIKIPTLPNHFFKGSTTIKEQSQGPLKNGKPTTIAGAETNFSLTQTLRRQYSMYLRYVYTF from the coding sequence ATGGCACTCCATTTTATAGTAAAGAAGAAGAGTAGGATGCAAAATCGCAGGGTTTGTAAAAATTTTAATCGTAAGGAATCTGTTTTGATGGCTCAATTTGTCTCTAAAAAAGGCTCGGTAGTTTTAGGTGCTCTTTTGAGTTCGTTGTGGCTGACAAGCCCCTTAATCGCCCATGAAAAGAATGGTGCGTTTGTGGGGATCAGTTTGGAAGTGGGTAGGGCTGATCAAAAAACAAACGCTTATAAAAACGGCGAATTGTTTCAAGTGCCTTTTGGCGATGTTTCGGCTAATGATGATGGCAATGTGCCCAATGGGCAAACAGGTGGCTGTCAGCCAGCTTCTGGGACACCTGGAACACCAGGCTATACTAAAGCTAACTGCGTGGTCAATTGGACTTCTCGCACCATGTTAAGCACTAATAAAAATATTCCTGGTCGTAACCAGCCAATGTATGGGCTAGGCGTGATGACAGGCTATAAGCATTTTATGGGTAAAAAGAGGTGGTTTGGGTTGCGTTATTATGGTTTTTTTGACTATGGGCATTCCAATTTCTCTAACTCTAGGGCCGCTAACGCCATATCGCCTTTCTATTTGAGCGATCAAAAAACCGACATGTATACTTATGGTTTTGGTACGGACACGCTTTTTAATGTGGTGGATAAGCCTAAAGTTACGGCTGGGTTTTTTGTGGGCGTGAATTTTGCGGGTAACACTTGGACTAATAATCGTGTGGGGTATTTTAAGGATGGGTATGTTTATGGCGTCAATACCAACGCTGACGCTTACATGACTAACGCTGATGGCACGATCACATGTGGGGATACGACGCCAGCGAGTTGTAATGTGGGGATCAACCCTAACAGCGTCTATGCCACAGGAAAATTAAACTCTAAAGTGAATAGCACGATTTTCCAATTTTTAGTGAATGTGGGCATTAGAACCAATATTTTTGAACACCATGGCATTGAGTTTGGTATCAAAATCCCTACGCTCCCTAATCACTTTTTCAAAGGCTCTACCACCATTAAAGAGCAAAGCCAAGGTCCGCTAAAGAATGGCAAACCAACCACTATCGCCGGAGCAGAAACCAATTTCAGCTTAACCCAAACCTTACGCCGTCAGTATTCTATGTATTTGCGTTATGTTTATACTTTTTAA
- a CDS encoding agmatine deiminase family protein → MKRMLAEFEKIQAILMAFPHEFGDWAYCIKEARESFLNIIQTIAKHTKVLVCVHTSDTIGYEMLKNLSSVEIVRIDTNDTWARDFGAISIENQGILECLNFGFNGWGLKYPSNLDNLVNFKLKNLGFLKHPLKTVPYILEGGSIESDGDGSILTNTQCLLEKNRNPHLNQNEIEEMLKKELGAKQVLWYSYGYLKGDDTNSHTDTLARFLDKDTIVYSACKDKNDEHYDALKKMQEELKTFKKLDGTPYKLIPLEIPKAIFDENQQRLPATYVNFLFCNNALIVPTYNDPKDALILEIFKQHTPLEVIGVDCNTLIKQHGSLHCVTMQLY, encoded by the coding sequence ATGAAAAGAATGTTAGCAGAGTTTGAAAAAATCCAAGCGATCTTGATGGCGTTTCCCCATGAGTTTGGCGATTGGGCGTATTGCATTAAAGAAGCCAGAGAGAGCTTTTTAAATATCATTCAAACCATAGCCAAACACACTAAAGTGTTAGTGTGTGTCCATACTAGCGATACTATCGGTTATGAGATGCTTAAAAATTTATCTAGCGTAGAAATTGTAAGGATTGACACTAATGACACATGGGCTAGGGATTTTGGAGCGATTAGCATTGAAAATCAGGGCATTTTAGAGTGCTTGAATTTTGGTTTTAATGGTTGGGGGTTAAAATACCCATCCAATTTAGACAATCTAGTGAATTTCAAGCTCAAAAATTTAGGGTTTTTAAAACACCCTTTAAAAACGGTGCCCTATATTTTAGAGGGTGGGAGTATAGAGAGCGATGGGGATGGGAGTATTTTAACCAACACCCAATGCTTGTTAGAAAAAAATCGTAACCCCCATTTGAATCAAAATGAAATAGAAGAAATGCTTAAAAAGGAATTAGGGGCTAAACAAGTGTTATGGTATTCTTATGGCTATTTAAAAGGCGATGATACCAATAGCCACACTGACACGCTCGCTCGCTTTTTAGATAAAGACACCATTGTTTATAGTGCATGCAAGGATAAAAATGATGAACATTACGATGCCCTAAAAAAAATGCAAGAAGAATTAAAAACCTTTAAAAAACTAGATGGCACGCCTTATAAACTTATCCCTCTAGAAATCCCCAAAGCTATTTTTGATGAAAACCAACAACGCTTGCCAGCAACTTATGTGAATTTTTTATTTTGCAATAACGCTTTAATCGTGCCCACTTACAACGACCCTAAAGACGCACTCATTTTAGAGATCTTCAAGCAACACACACCCCTAGAAGTGATAGGGGTTGATTGTAATACTTTAATCAAGCAGCATGGAAGTTTGCATTGTGTAACGATGCAACTTTATTGA
- the hypF gene encoding carbamoyltransferase HypF: protein MNKITLFGVVQGVGMRPFIYTLAQKLELVGFVRNTQAALEIILPTQKTESFLNALKKELPPLALIEKIIISPYDKTLKFNDFRILESKNHPLNLLSQIPKDLGVCDDCLREIRDESSPYFHYAFNSCAKCGARYSLLNALPYDRENSALKPFKLCEFCTFVYKDTNNKRFHIQGISCKKCGIAIDYKQLEDYDALLECAKDIQKGKIIALKGLGGFALVCDARNFQSIERLRLLKKRPLKPFALMFKDLNTAKQYVFLNELECESLRSANAPILLAHKKPDTKLAPNIAKNSPFYGVILPYTPLHALLLDLLDFPIVFTSANFNSLPLASDEKEMDRFHFIFDFKLTHNRTIIHRIDDSITQYVDNAIRPMRLARGFAPLYLTLPKRSTHSPTKILALGAEQKGHFSLLDSETSVLLLSPFCGDLSVLENEKHFKETLNFFLNTYNFKPTLLSCDEHKNYTTTKMAFDFNTPLLQVQHHHAHFLASMLDAFLQDPHLNYPFIGIVWDGSGAYENKIYGAECFVGDFNQIEEAARFEEFLLLGGQKAIKEPKRLVLEIALKHQLNKLLKRIQKHFKEDEIEIFKQMHAKAIQSVATNSIGRLFDIVAFSLGAVETIGFEAESGQVLENLALQSEEIAFYPFKIKNSVVGLKEFYQAFEKDLDILEPKHIAKKFFNSLIEIIIALIAPFKEHVVVCSGGVFCNQLLCEQLAKRLKTLQRKYFFHKHFPPNDSSIAVGQALMAYFNPTIIKKG from the coding sequence TTGAATAAAATCACGCTTTTTGGCGTGGTTCAAGGCGTGGGCATGCGCCCTTTTATCTATACCCTAGCTCAAAAATTAGAGCTTGTAGGCTTTGTGCGTAACACTCAAGCGGCTTTAGAGATCATCTTACCCACTCAAAAAACAGAATCTTTTTTAAACGCCCTAAAAAAGGAGTTGCCCCCTTTAGCTTTGATTGAAAAAATCATTATTAGCCCTTATGATAAAACGCTCAAATTTAATGATTTTAGGATTTTAGAAAGCAAAAACCACCCCTTAAATTTGCTCAGTCAAATCCCTAAAGATTTAGGCGTGTGCGATGATTGCTTGCGTGAGATTAGAGATGAAAGCTCCCCCTATTTCCATTACGCTTTTAATTCTTGTGCAAAATGCGGAGCAAGATACAGCCTTTTAAACGCCTTACCCTATGACAGAGAAAACTCTGCCTTAAAACCTTTTAAACTCTGTGAATTTTGCACATTTGTCTATAAAGACACTAATAACAAACGATTCCATATCCAAGGTATAAGCTGCAAAAAGTGCGGTATTGCGATTGACTATAAACAATTAGAGGATTATGATGCGCTTTTAGAATGCGCTAAAGACATTCAAAAGGGTAAAATCATCGCTCTTAAAGGTCTGGGGGGCTTTGCTTTGGTGTGCGATGCGAGAAACTTTCAGAGCATAGAAAGATTGCGACTTTTAAAAAAGCGCCCCCTAAAGCCTTTCGCGCTCATGTTTAAAGATTTAAACACAGCCAAACAATATGTATTTTTGAATGAATTAGAATGCGAGAGTTTAAGATCCGCTAACGCCCCCATCCTCTTAGCGCATAAAAAACCTGATACAAAATTAGCCCCCAATATCGCCAAAAACTCCCCCTTTTATGGTGTTATCTTACCCTATACCCCTTTGCATGCTTTATTGTTGGATTTATTGGATTTCCCTATTGTGTTCACGAGCGCGAATTTTAACTCCCTCCCTTTAGCGAGCGATGAAAAAGAGATGGATCGTTTTCATTTTATTTTTGATTTTAAGCTCACGCACAATCGCACTATCATTCACAGGATTGATGATAGTATCACGCAATATGTGGATAATGCGATTCGCCCCATGCGTTTGGCTAGAGGGTTTGCTCCCCTTTATCTCACTCTCCCTAAACGCTCTACTCATTCGCCCACAAAAATTTTAGCGCTTGGAGCGGAGCAAAAAGGGCATTTTAGTTTATTGGATAGTGAGACTTCTGTTCTTTTACTCTCGCCTTTTTGTGGGGATCTGAGCGTTTTAGAAAATGAAAAACATTTCAAAGAAACCCTGAATTTTTTCTTAAACACTTATAATTTCAAACCCACGCTCTTATCTTGCGATGAGCATAAAAACTACACCACCACTAAAATGGCTTTTGATTTTAACACGCCTTTATTGCAAGTCCAGCACCACCATGCCCACTTTTTAGCGAGCATGCTAGATGCGTTTTTACAAGACCCCCACTTAAACTATCCTTTTATAGGTATTGTTTGGGATGGGAGTGGGGCTTATGAAAATAAGATTTATGGGGCGGAGTGTTTTGTGGGGGATTTTAACCAAATTGAAGAAGCGGCTAGGTTTGAAGAATTTTTGCTTTTAGGGGGACAAAAAGCGATTAAAGAACCTAAACGCTTGGTTTTAGAAATCGCTTTAAAACACCAACTCAACAAGCTTTTAAAACGCATTCAAAAACACTTTAAGGAAGATGAAATAGAAATTTTTAAACAAATGCATGCCAAAGCAATTCAAAGCGTAGCCACCAATTCCATAGGCCGTTTGTTTGATATAGTGGCGTTTAGTTTAGGGGCAGTAGAAACGATTGGTTTTGAAGCAGAGAGCGGACAGGTTTTAGAAAATTTGGCCCTACAAAGCGAAGAGATCGCCTTTTATCCTTTTAAAATCAAAAATAGCGTGGTGGGTTTGAAAGAATTTTATCAAGCGTTTGAAAAGGATTTGGATATTTTAGAGCCTAAACATATCGCTAAGAAATTTTTTAATAGCTTAATAGAAATCATTATCGCTTTGATTGCACCTTTTAAAGAGCATGTGGTGGTGTGTAGTGGGGGTGTGTTTTGTAACCAATTATTGTGCGAACAATTAGCCAAACGATTAAAAACACTTCAAAGGAAGTATTTTTTCCACAAACATTTCCCCCCTAACGATAGCAGTATTGCTGTCGGTCAAGCCTTAATGGCGTATTTTAACCCTACAATCATCAAGAAAGGATAA
- the hypE gene encoding hydrogenase expression/formation protein HypE, producing MESVTLACGNGGKETNALIERVFMPYLKELISAFGEDAPKFEANGEYCVSTDSFVITPLTFNGGDIGKLCVCGSANDVSMQGGKPLYLNIGFILEEGLEIALLKQILQSMQKELFKANLKLLSLDTKVVPKGSVDKLFINTTCIGKIIKTGISSHHLKQGQAIIVSDTIANHGASLFAMRNEIKLKTNLKSDCQLLYPLVRPLFLSNLKIHALRDATRGGLASVLNEWANSSKVKIVIEEEKIPLKEETKGICEILGLEPYALANEGVFVLALNQKDAPKALEILKSNEQAKNACMIGEVLESPYPIVVLKNAWGFERILEMPEGELLPRIC from the coding sequence ATGGAAAGCGTGACTCTAGCATGCGGGAATGGTGGGAAAGAAACAAACGCTTTAATTGAGCGAGTTTTTATGCCCTATTTAAAAGAGTTGATCAGTGCATTTGGTGAAGACGCCCCTAAATTTGAAGCCAATGGGGAATATTGCGTGAGCACGGATAGTTTTGTCATCACGCCTTTAACTTTTAATGGGGGTGATATAGGCAAGCTTTGTGTTTGCGGGAGTGCGAATGATGTGAGCATGCAAGGGGGCAAACCTTTGTATTTGAATATCGGTTTTATTTTAGAAGAAGGTTTAGAAATCGCTCTTTTAAAACAAATTCTACAATCCATGCAAAAAGAGTTGTTTAAAGCCAACCTCAAACTCCTCTCCCTAGACACTAAAGTCGTGCCAAAGGGGAGCGTGGATAAGCTTTTTATTAACACGACTTGTATTGGTAAAATCATAAAAACAGGGATTTCTTCACACCATTTAAAACAAGGGCAAGCCATTATCGTGAGCGATACTATCGCTAATCATGGGGCAAGCCTGTTTGCGATGCGTAATGAAATCAAGCTTAAAACTAATCTTAAAAGCGATTGCCAACTGCTCTATCCTTTAGTAAGACCCCTATTTTTAAGCAATCTAAAAATCCATGCTTTAAGAGATGCGACTAGGGGTGGGTTAGCGAGCGTGTTAAACGAATGGGCGAATAGCTCAAAAGTAAAAATCGTCATAGAAGAAGAAAAAATCCCCTTAAAAGAAGAAACTAAAGGGATTTGTGAGATTTTAGGGCTAGAACCTTATGCGTTAGCTAATGAGGGGGTGTTTGTTTTAGCACTCAATCAAAAAGACGCCCCCAAAGCCTTAGAAATTTTAAAAAGTAATGAACAAGCCAAAAACGCTTGCATGATCGGCGAAGTGCTTGAAAGCCCTTATCCTATCGTGGTTTTAAAGAACGCATGGGGTTTTGAAAGGATCTTAGAAATGCCAGAAGGCGAGCTGTTGCCTAGGATTTGCTAA
- a CDS encoding heavy metal translocating P-type ATPase → MKCSHCQLEFKESELFKETINHKELHFCCAGCARVYALLLDLNLESFYDKLGASTLAPVTHQAPVNALELEQAIEENDKGDFTLNLLLEKTHCNACLWLNQKVLERLSGVKKVSVNFTTHHLQIVFEKSLNPKEIIQKIESLGYGAKVYNAKNYTLKAQKEQRSYLLTLSVGFFATMNLMFIAIAKYASYGSSGMDKLMQRNLDLVSLFLSLLVLVVVGRFFIKGAFYGLKNGVFGMDLSVSFGALSAFVYSVYAMFVSQETYFEASSTILTLVFGSKFLELKARLFANEKCLALESHEIHSVIVLEKDKQVEKHPKDVAIGSIILVPSGAKIALDGVLLNNASVDASLISGEFKPLELGVNDQILGGYVNVGVPFSYQVSANFQNSRLSSLLETLKKSFLEKPLIESSANKIADIFSKTVLFLAFVSLILWQFGWGANFEKALMVCISVLVISCPCAFALATPIALVIGVFKNPLIVFKEALFLETLAKVKKIFIDKTGTLTQKEVLLKEKIIYEHFDERLLKSLLKTREHLAHSAILKSLDGDEVILEKIEFFAHGLKAHYHNETLIVGSLKFLNAMGVSVKVKESANIMVGFAKNKTLCALFILEERLKNNAKEVVQALHNKGLELEILSGDNESSVKECTKKLGISKYHANLTPEDKAQIISSYKGVCAMIGDGNNDALALKQASVSLGFEKSALSKSACDILLLEEDLSLLEKALHNAQKVYQVVLQNIVLSLIYNAILIPVAMLGYINPLIASLSMSASSLLVVLNSLRLKRS, encoded by the coding sequence ATGAAATGTTCGCATTGCCAATTAGAGTTTAAAGAAAGCGAGCTTTTTAAAGAGACTATCAACCATAAAGAATTGCATTTTTGTTGTGCAGGGTGTGCTAGGGTGTATGCGTTGTTATTGGATTTGAATTTAGAGAGCTTTTATGACAAGTTAGGCGCTTCTACTTTAGCCCCTGTAACGCATCAAGCTCCAGTGAATGCTTTAGAATTAGAGCAAGCTATTGAAGAAAACGATAAGGGCGATTTTACCCTTAATCTTTTGTTAGAAAAAACGCATTGCAACGCTTGCTTGTGGCTCAATCAAAAGGTTTTAGAGCGCTTAAGTGGGGTTAAAAAAGTGAGCGTGAATTTCACCACCCACCACTTACAAATCGTGTTTGAGAAGTCCTTAAACCCCAAAGAAATCATTCAAAAAATTGAGAGTTTGGGCTATGGGGCTAAAGTCTATAACGCTAAAAATTACACCCTAAAAGCGCAAAAAGAGCAACGATCTTACTTGCTCACTTTAAGCGTGGGGTTTTTTGCCACCATGAACTTGATGTTTATTGCAATTGCCAAATATGCGAGTTATGGTAGCAGTGGCATGGATAAGCTCATGCAAAGGAATTTGGATCTCGTATCGCTCTTTTTAAGCTTGTTGGTGTTGGTGGTTGTGGGGCGCTTTTTCATTAAGGGGGCGTTTTATGGGCTAAAAAATGGTGTTTTTGGCATGGATTTGAGCGTGTCTTTTGGGGCGTTGTCGGCGTTTGTTTATTCCGTTTATGCCATGTTTGTGTCTCAAGAGACTTATTTTGAAGCGAGCAGTACCATTTTAACGCTTGTTTTTGGATCTAAGTTTTTGGAATTGAAGGCTAGGTTGTTTGCGAATGAAAAATGTTTGGCCCTAGAATCGCATGAAATCCATAGCGTGATCGTTTTAGAAAAGGACAAACAAGTGGAAAAACACCCCAAAGATGTGGCGATAGGCTCTATTATTTTGGTGCCAAGTGGGGCTAAAATCGCACTGGATGGCGTGCTTTTAAATAATGCGAGCGTGGATGCGTCTTTAATTAGTGGGGAGTTTAAACCTTTGGAATTGGGGGTTAATGATCAAATTTTAGGGGGTTATGTGAATGTGGGCGTGCCTTTTAGCTATCAAGTGAGCGCGAATTTTCAAAACTCACGCCTTTCTAGTTTGCTAGAAACCTTAAAAAAGAGTTTTTTAGAAAAGCCCTTAATTGAGAGCAGTGCGAATAAAATTGCAGATATTTTTTCTAAAACGGTGCTATTTTTAGCCTTTGTGAGCTTAATTTTATGGCAATTTGGTTGGGGGGCTAATTTTGAAAAAGCGTTAATGGTATGCATTAGCGTGTTAGTCATAAGCTGCCCTTGTGCATTCGCTCTAGCTACGCCCATTGCATTAGTGATAGGGGTGTTTAAAAACCCTTTGATTGTGTTTAAAGAAGCGTTGTTTTTAGAAACTTTAGCCAAAGTGAAAAAAATCTTCATAGACAAAACCGGCACTCTCACGCAAAAAGAAGTCCTTTTAAAAGAGAAAATTATTTATGAACATTTTGATGAAAGGCTTTTAAAGAGTCTTTTAAAAACCAGAGAGCATTTAGCCCATAGTGCGATTCTTAAATCATTAGATGGCGATGAGGTTATTTTAGAAAAGATAGAATTTTTTGCCCATGGTTTGAAAGCGCATTATCACAACGAAACCTTGATTGTAGGGAGTTTGAAATTTTTAAATGCTATGGGGGTTAGCGTAAAAGTTAAAGAGAGTGCAAATATCATGGTAGGTTTTGCGAAGAATAAGACTTTATGCGCGTTATTCATTTTAGAAGAGCGTTTGAAGAATAACGCTAAAGAAGTCGTTCAAGCTTTGCACAACAAAGGCTTGGAATTAGAAATTTTAAGTGGGGATAATGAAAGTTCTGTTAAAGAGTGCACGAAAAAATTAGGGATTTCTAAATACCATGCGAATTTGACCCCTGAAGATAAGGCGCAAATCATTAGTTCTTATAAAGGCGTGTGCGCGATGATAGGCGATGGCAATAATGACGCACTAGCCTTGAAACAAGCGAGCGTTTCTTTAGGGTTTGAAAAAAGCGCTTTGAGCAAAAGCGCATGCGATATTTTGCTTTTAGAAGAAGATTTGAGTTTGTTAGAAAAAGCGCTTCATAACGCTCAAAAAGTCTATCAAGTGGTGTTACAAAACATTGTTTTGAGCTTGATTTATAACGCTATTTTAATCCCAGTAGCTATGCTAGGCTATATTAACCCCTTAATAGCGAGTTTGAGCATGAGTGCAAGTTCTTTATTAGTGGTATTAAATTCTTTGAGACTGAAACGCTCTTAA
- a CDS encoding tRNA1(Val) (adenine(37)-N6)-methyltransferase, which produces MDRKLLRLYQPLNAYAYNSDSLFLYDFSCPLIKNSGAILDIGSGCGILGLLCARDNPLASVHLVEKDSKMAFCSQKNALKFPNTQVFESNFLDFNPPILYDVVVCNPPFYALGSIKSKHKGHARHQSELDFPSLVSKVKKCLKPKGYFIFCYEALSLCLVIESLKSVKLTLEILRFVQSFKDKNAHLMLGASRNNSKSALKVLPPLITHNSKNQSDNTKEVLTIYQTCNTYSIKALLD; this is translated from the coding sequence ATGGATAGAAAACTCTTAAGATTATACCAACCTTTAAACGCTTATGCTTACAATAGCGATTCGCTCTTTTTATACGATTTTTCATGCCCTTTGATTAAAAATAGTGGTGCGATTTTAGACATAGGCTCAGGGTGTGGGATTTTAGGCTTACTTTGTGCTAGAGACAACCCACTAGCCAGCGTCCATTTAGTGGAAAAGGATAGCAAAATGGCGTTTTGTTCTCAAAAAAACGCCCTTAAATTCCCTAACACTCAAGTGTTTGAAAGCAATTTTTTAGATTTCAACCCCCCAATTTTATATGATGTAGTTGTGTGTAACCCTCCTTTTTATGCGTTAGGCTCTATCAAATCCAAACATAAAGGGCATGCGAGACACCAGAGCGAATTGGATTTCCCCTCTTTGGTTTCTAAAGTGAAAAAATGCTTGAAACCTAAGGGGTATTTTATTTTTTGCTATGAAGCTTTGTCGCTTTGCTTAGTTATAGAGAGTTTAAAAAGCGTTAAACTCACGCTAGAGATTTTAAGGTTTGTCCAAAGCTTTAAAGATAAAAACGCTCATTTGATGCTTGGAGCGAGCAGGAATAATTCCAAAAGCGCTTTAAAAGTTTTGCCCCCCTTAATCACGCACAATTCCAAAAACCAAAGCGACAACACTAAAGAAGTTTTAACAATTTATCAAACTTGTAATACTTATTCTATAAAAGCACTTTTAGATTAA
- a CDS encoding bifunctional diaminohydroxyphosphoribosylaminopyrimidine deaminase/5-amino-6-(5-phosphoribosylamino)uracil reductase produces the protein MRLYESLLEICLNKAWEYQTLALENPSVACMVLDKNHEILSLEVHKKAKTPHAEVLATKSALKILRPSLKIDLDQLEDPKILSDFLKTHHDNAFKDCVFLITLEPCNSYGKTPACSELLEILKPKRVVIAIEENKAKKGGLERLKKAHVEALICPSLENKARDLLLPFRIMEKKGRFNLFKLALRMNGDYQHGKITGQKSAIFTHNQRAVCGTLIVSGKTIRTDNPLLDARFCDGFYQGKNPNIAILSKHPTNSHLRVFSAPNRLVNTFHDPKDLPSDKGFNFIEGGWELFESLRDKIDMLLLHSHASMIGESFSSLALKTPFKGRLLHTQILENEALLWIENS, from the coding sequence ATGAGACTTTATGAGAGTTTATTAGAAATTTGTTTGAATAAGGCGTGGGAATACCAGACCCTAGCCTTAGAAAACCCAAGTGTGGCTTGCATGGTGTTAGATAAAAACCATGAGATCTTAAGCTTAGAGGTGCATAAAAAAGCCAAAACTCCGCATGCAGAAGTCTTAGCCACTAAATCGGCGTTGAAGATTTTACGCCCTAGTTTAAAAATCGATTTAGACCAACTAGAAGATCCTAAAATCTTAAGCGACTTTTTAAAAACACACCATGATAACGCTTTTAAAGACTGCGTTTTTTTAATCACCCTAGAGCCATGCAATTCCTATGGTAAAACCCCCGCATGCAGTGAATTATTAGAAATTTTAAAGCCTAAAAGAGTGGTTATTGCGATAGAAGAAAATAAAGCTAAAAAAGGGGGGTTAGAGAGGCTCAAAAAAGCCCATGTTGAAGCGCTCATTTGCCCAAGTTTAGAAAACAAGGCTAGAGATTTGCTCTTGCCTTTTAGGATAATGGAAAAAAAGGGACGTTTTAATTTATTCAAACTCGCTTTAAGAATGAATGGGGATTACCAGCATGGCAAGATCACCGGTCAAAAAAGCGCTATTTTCACGCACAACCAACGAGCGGTATGTGGCACTCTTATTGTCTCTGGAAAAACCATAAGAACGGATAATCCCTTATTAGATGCACGCTTTTGCGATGGTTTTTATCAAGGTAAAAACCCTAATATCGCTATTTTATCCAAGCATCCAACTAACTCTCATTTGAGAGTTTTTTCTGCACCTAATCGTTTAGTTAATACTTTTCATGACCCTAAGGATTTGCCCTCAGATAAGGGGTTTAATTTCATTGAAGGGGGGTGGGAATTGTTTGAGAGCTTGAGAGACAAAATAGACATGTTACTTTTGCATTCCCATGCGTCTATGATTGGCGAATCTTTTAGCTCGCTCGCTCTAAAAACCCCTTTTAAAGGCCGTTTGTTGCACACGCAAATCTTAGAAAATGAAGCCCTTTTATGGATAGAAAACTCTTAA
- the gltS gene encoding sodium/glutamate symporter, with product MQEIKLDIYATLVCMVLVLLLGRYVISKVKFLRDYDIPEPVVGGVLIAFFIMLAHHFYNFDLRFDSSLKDPLMLTFFITIGLSADFKSLQKGGKMLAVFLLVVSGFVVCQNVVGVSVAGLLGVNPLMGLLGGSIALVGGHGTSAAWANFFTQPPYDFNSSLEVGMVCATFGLVSGGIIGGPVAKYLISRYKLEPKDTKEKDALEGIVAKGFETPKEQRLITASSFVETLALIAIALLVGTFLSHLMPKSFTLPTFVWCLFIGVLLRNALSFFKIHSVFDREVSVIGNVSLSLFLAYALMSVNLLELLKLAVPLAIILSVQVVFMILYAVFVTFRICGKDYDAAVLCAGHCGFGLGATPTAMVNMQTITNHYGASHVAFIVVPLVGAFFIDIINALAIKGFLSLPFFPS from the coding sequence TTGCAAGAAATTAAATTAGACATTTATGCCACTTTGGTGTGCATGGTTTTAGTGTTGCTTTTGGGGCGTTATGTGATTTCTAAAGTCAAGTTTTTACGAGATTATGATATTCCAGAACCTGTTGTGGGTGGGGTTTTGATCGCTTTTTTTATCATGCTAGCCCACCATTTTTATAATTTTGATTTGCGTTTTGATTCTTCTTTAAAAGATCCTTTGATGCTGACTTTCTTTATCACTATTGGTTTGAGTGCGGATTTCAAATCTTTACAAAAAGGCGGGAAAATGCTCGCGGTTTTTTTGTTGGTTGTGTCTGGGTTTGTGGTGTGTCAAAATGTGGTAGGGGTTTCTGTCGCCGGTCTTTTAGGGGTCAATCCTTTAATGGGGCTTTTAGGCGGATCTATCGCTTTAGTGGGAGGGCATGGCACTAGTGCGGCATGGGCTAATTTTTTCACCCAACCGCCTTATGATTTTAATTCTAGCCTAGAAGTGGGCATGGTGTGTGCGACTTTTGGCTTGGTGAGTGGGGGGATTATTGGGGGGCCTGTCGCTAAATATTTGATTTCAAGATACAAACTAGAGCCTAAAGACACTAAAGAAAAAGACGCTTTAGAGGGTATTGTGGCTAAAGGTTTTGAAACCCCTAAAGAGCAACGCTTAATCACCGCATCTAGTTTTGTAGAAACTTTAGCTCTAATTGCGATCGCTTTATTGGTGGGGACTTTTTTATCGCATTTGATGCCTAAAAGTTTCACCTTGCCCACTTTTGTGTGGTGCTTGTTTATAGGGGTTCTTTTAAGGAATGCCTTGTCGTTTTTTAAAATCCATAGCGTGTTTGATAGGGAAGTTTCAGTCATTGGGAATGTGAGCTTGAGCTTGTTTTTGGCTTACGCTTTAATGAGCGTGAATTTGTTAGAATTATTAAAACTCGCTGTGCCATTGGCGATTATTTTGAGCGTTCAAGTGGTGTTTATGATCCTTTATGCGGTGTTTGTGACCTTTAGGATTTGTGGGAAGGATTATGATGCGGCGGTGTTGTGTGCGGGGCATTGCGGTTTTGGGCTTGGAGCGACACCAACAGCTATGGTGAATATGCAAACCATCACCAACCACTATGGGGCGTCGCATGTGGCGTTTATCGTGGTGCCTTTAGTGGGAGCGTTTTTCATTGACATCATCAACGCTTTGGCGATCAAAGGCTTTTTGTCCTTACCCTTTTTCCCATCATGA